A section of the Telopea speciosissima isolate NSW1024214 ecotype Mountain lineage chromosome 3, Tspe_v1, whole genome shotgun sequence genome encodes:
- the LOC122656620 gene encoding dehydrogenase/reductase SDR family member on chromosome X-like, whose product MKTNSRMRDCWVALNFVCSVEFWRMAVFWTLALVNSYLQLFSRAFFFRISHSYPSCSPWPTATSISKTNAPTRPLCIITSATSDLGAASAHALSREGFYVVLGGRSSYLLSKTVEEIRKQNVDAHLKAFQIDLSCFQSIINLKNAFEQWLSDSNMHPSVQVLINNAGIFATSCKFTNEGYDQMMGTKYIGAFALTNLLLPLLRSSRVPSRIVNVTSFTHRYVSGTQVDEETLAGKYFSRSKQCPFAHIYENSKFCLLLFSYELHRRLYLKDKSRKVSVL is encoded by the exons ATGAAGACGAATTCAAGGATGCGGGACTGTTGGGTCGCATTGAATTTTGTTTGCTCTGTAGAGTTCTGGAGAATGGCAGTGTTTTGGACACTTGCTCTTGTCAACTCCTACTTGCAGCTGTTCTCCAGGGCTTTCTTCTTTCGGATATCTCACTCCTACCCTAGTTGTTCTCCGTGGCCTACTGCCACTTCAATTTCCAAAACAAACGCACCAACCAGGCCCCTCTGCATCATCACGAGC GCTACATCTGATTTGGGTGCTGCATCTGCCCATGCTCTTTCCCGTGAAGGCTTCTATGTCGTTCTTG GTGGACGCTCTTCCTATCTTCTATCTAAG ACTGTCGAAGAGATCAGGAAACAGAATGTTGATGCCCATCTCAAAGCATTTCAGATTGATCTGTCATGTTTCCAATCAatcataaatttaaaaaatgcatttgagCAGTGGCTCTCAGATTCAAATATGCATCCTTCAGTTCAAGTCTTGATCAACAATGCGGG GATATTTGCAACATCATGTAAATTCACAAATGAAGGCTATGATCA GATGATGGGAACCAAGTACATTGGTGCATTTGCTCTGACTAATCTACTGTTACCACTACTCAGAAGCAGCCGTGTTCCTTCCCGGATAGTTAATGTTACATCATTTACCCATCGATATG TGTCTGGTACACAAGTGGATGAGGAAACTTTGGCTGGGAAGTATTTCTCAAGATCAAAGCAGTGCCCATTCGCTCATATTTATGAAAACTCTAAGT TCTGCTTGCTGCTGTTCTCTTATGAGCTTCATCGGCGACTATACTTGAAAGATAAATCTCGCAAAGTCTCTGTCTT GTAA
- the LOC122654986 gene encoding enoyl-CoA delta isomerase 2, peroxisomal-like, translated as MCTLEKRGNIFFLTLTDDDEHRLNPKLIDQIRSALHQVHAESTRGTVLVTKEGRFFSNSFDLAWAQAAGKCSSRQRLGHMVNLFQPLIADLISLPMPTIAAVFGHAAAAGFMLALSHDYVLMRRDKGVLYISELDIGLPFPEYFMALMQSAKRGVESSEGEGRRGGEDGDDPNKGFGSMEL; from the coding sequence ATGTGCACGTTAGAGAAGCGCGGCAACATTTTCTTCCTAACCCTTACCGACGACGATGAGCACCGCTTAAACCCCAAACTCATCGATCAGATCCGTTCGGCTCTCCACCAAGTCCACGCCGAATCAACCCGCGGCACCGTACTGGTAACCAAAGAGGGCAGGTTCTTCTCCAACAGCTTCGATCTGGCTTGGGCTCAGGCCGCTGGCAAATGCTCCTCCCGCCAACGCCTCGGACACATGGTCAATCTCTTTCAACCGCTTATCGCCGACCTGATCTCTCTTCCGATGCCAACCATAGCCGCCGTGTTCGGCCACGCCGCCGCGGCAGGATTCATGCTGGCGCTGAGCCACGACTATGTGTTGATGAGGAGAGATAAAGGAGTGCTCTACATAAGCGAGCTCGATATTGGACTCCCCTTCCCTGAGTACTTCATGGCGTTGATGCAATCGGCGAAACGTGGTGTTGAAAGCAGCGAAGGTGAAGGCAGACGAGGCGGTGAAGATGGGGATGATCCAAACAAAGGGTTCGGTTCAATGGAGCTTTGA
- the LOC122654985 gene encoding L-ascorbate oxidase homolog, with protein MAAYAWLKCEKEEDLDCLAVLRNAGIIGLAGSLFKAESRYSSITIALEKCSSRNSKLFFFFFYILQAKDQIGSFFYFPSLAFHKAAGGFGGIKIFSCPRIPVPFPNPAGEHTVLTGDWFKKNQTILDTGNGMPIADGLLINGRGWNGYTFNVDHGKTYRFRISSVGLTTSINFRNQVHNLKLIKVEGSHTLQNTYSSLDIHLGQSYSVLVTADQPVQDYYIVVSSRFTNPVLTTTTILHYSNSVKGVSGPPPGGPTTQINSSLNQTRSIRWNLTASGSRPNPLGSYHYGLVNTARTIKLANNANIVNGKQRYAVNGVSVFPADTPLKLADYKIPGVFNFGSIPDKHPGDSRCDLKTSVMAADFRAYVEIVFEDWTDTVQSWHIDGYSFFVVSGKIQLKA; from the exons ATGGCAGCTTATGCATGGTTGAAATGTGAGAAGGAGGAAGACCTAGACTGCCTTGCTGTCCTCAGAAATGCAGGTATCATTGGCCTAGCAGGTAGCTTATTCAAGGCTGAAAGCCGCTAT TCTTCAATCACAATTGCCCTAGAGAAGTGTTCTTCAAG GAactcaaaattgttttttttttttttttatattctgcaGGCTAAGGATCAAATTGGCAGCTTCTTCTACTTCCCTTCACTTGCATTCCACAAGGCAGCAGGAGGGTTTGGTGGAATCAAGATCTTTAGCTGCCCAAGAATTCCTGTTCCTTTTCCTAACCCAGCTGGGGAGCATACAGTTCTGACTGGTGACTGGTTCAAGAAAAACCAGA CAATCTTAGACACTGGGAATGGTATGCCCATTGCTGATGGGCTTCTCATCAATGGCCGTGGTTGGAATGGATACACATTCAACGTTGATCATG GTAAGACATACAGGTTCAGGATTTCAAGTGTGGGTCTTACCACATCCATCAACTTCAGAAATCAGGTACACAACTTGAAGCTGATAAAGGTGGAAGGGTCTCACACACTTCAGAACACCTACTCTTCCCTTGATATCCATCTGGGCCAGTCTTACTCTGTTTTGGTTACTGCCGATCAGCCTGTACAGGATTACTACATTGTTGTTTCTTCACGTTTCACCAACCCAGTTCTCACAACTACAACCATTCTCCATTACAGTAACTCAGTTAAAGGAGTTTCTGGTCCTCCTCCTGGTGGTCCAACAACTCAAATCAATTCGTCTCTCAACCAGACCAGATCTATCCG ATGGAATTTGACTGCAAGTGGTTCAAGACCCAATCCTCTAGGCTCTTATCACTATGGATTGGTAAACACCGCCCGTACAATCAAGCTTGCCAATAATGCAAACATCGTTAATGGCAAGCAGAGGTATGCTGTTAATGGTGTCTCCGTCTTTCCAGCAGACACACCATTGAAACTAGCAGATTACAAGATCCCTGGCGTCTTCAATTTTGGAAGCATTCCCGATAAACATCCTGGTGACAGCAGATGCGACCTTAAGACTTCTGTCATGGCTGCAGATTTCAGGGCTTATGTTGAGATTGTGTTTGAGGATTGGACGGACACTGTACAATCATGGCACATTGATGGTTATTCCTTTTTTGTAGTCAG TGGTAAGATTCAGTTAAAAGCTTAA
- the LOC122654988 gene encoding ankyrin repeat-containing protein BDA1-like — protein sequence MEDGRGERMIKRLYEASLDGSVSSLIELIKEDKLILDRVMMNTYYFNETPLHIAAILGHVDFAIEILRRKPELATELDSENSSPLHLASAKGNLEIVKELLKIKPNVCCVTDGDGRTPLHLAAIKGRIDVMKELIQTRPEVIHVKVGKGETILHLCVKYNRFEALKLLLESANGQDELLNFKDDDGNTALHLAVAKKQKKVTLP from the exons ATGGAAGatggaaggggagagagaatgatAAAAAGACTTTATGAAGCTTCGTTGGATGGGAGTGTCTCATCTCTGATTGAACTCATTAAAGAAGACAAACTCATTCTCGATAGAGTTATGATGAACACTTACTACTTCAATGAGACTCCACTCCACATAGCAGCAATTCTAGGTCATGTTGACTTTGCGATAGAGATTTTGAGACGCAAACCAGAACTTGCAACAGAGTTAGACTCGGAAAATTCCTCACCTCTTCACTTGGCTTCTGCAAAAGGGAACCTTGAAATCGTGAAGGAGCTGTTGAAGATAAAACCAAATGTTTGTTGTGTTACTGACGGTGATGGGAGAACCCCTCTTCATCTTGCTGCGATCAAAGGCCGGATAGATGTCATGAAAGAGTTGATTCAGACACGACCTGAGGTCATTCATGTCAAGGTTGGTAAGGGAGAAACCATTCTACACTTGTGTGTCAAATACAACCGTTTTGAGGCACTTAAACTATTATTGGAATCGGCAAATGGCCAAGATGAGCTCCTCAACTTTAAAGATGATGATGGCAACACTGCTTTGCATCTTGCTGTAgctaagaaacagaaaaag GTGACTTTACCATAA
- the LOC122654983 gene encoding hexokinase-3-like has translation MGKVGFCLEVSCAVASCAIAAILVSQRVKSRRKWNRVVGILRELEEGCSTPIARLRQIVDAMAVEMHAGLASEGGSKLKMLLPFVDKLPDGNEEGTYYALDLGGTNFRVLMVQLGGKELKIMGFDRLAGKMFVPSNR, from the exons ATGGGGAAGGTAGGTTTTTGTTTGGAAGTGAGTTGTGCGGTGGCGTCGTGTGCGATCGCGGCTATACTGGTGAGCCAAAGAGTGAAGAGTAGGCGGAAGTGGAATCGTGTGGTGGGCATATTGAGGGAACTGGAGGAAGGATGTTCAACGCCGATAGCGAGGTTGAGGCAGATAGTTGATGCCATGGCTGTTGAGATGCATGCAGGATTGGCTTCTGAAGGTGGGAGTAAACTCAAGATGCTTCTCCCATTCGTCGACAAACTCCCAGATGG GAATGAAGAAGGAACTTATTATGCACTCGATCTTGGTGGAACCAATTTTAGAGTCTTGATGGTTCAGCTAGGGGGTAAAGAGTTAAAGATAATGGGATTCGATCGTTTAGCAGGAAAAATGTTCGTCCCTTCGAACAGGtaa